Proteins found in one Microtus pennsylvanicus isolate mMicPen1 chromosome 14, mMicPen1.hap1, whole genome shotgun sequence genomic segment:
- the Nkx2-1 gene encoding homeobox protein Nkx-2.1 isoform X2: MWSGGGGKARGWEAAAGGRSSPVRLSRRRIMSMSPKHTTPFSVSDILSPLEESYKKVGMEGGGLGAPLAAYRQGQAAPPAAAMQQHAVGHHGAVTAAYHMTAAGVPQLSHSAVGGYCNGNLGNMSELPPYQDTMRNSASGPGWYGANPDPRFPAISRFMGPASGMNMSGMGGLGSLGDVSKNMAPLPSAPRRKRRVLFSQAQVYELERRFKQQKYLSAPEREHLASMIHLTPTQVKIWFQNHRYKMKRQAKDKAAQQQLQQDSGGGGGGGGGAGCPQQQQAQQQSPRRVAVPVLVKDGKPCQAGASAPGAASLQGHAQQQAQQQAQAAQAAAAAISVGSGGAGLGAHPGHQPGSAGQSPDLAHHAASPAALQGQVSSLSHLNSSSSDYGAMSCSTLLYGRTW; encoded by the exons ATGTGGTCCGGAGGCGGTGGGAAGGCGCGGGGCTGGGAGGCCGCAGCGGGAGGGAGGAGCAGCCCCGTCAGGCTCAG ccGACGCCGAATCATGTCGATGAGTCCAAAGCACACGACTCCGTTCTCAGTGTCTGACATCTTGAGTCCCCTGGAGGAAAGCTACAAGAAAGTGGGCATGGAGGGCGGCGGCCTCGGGGCTCCGCTCGCAGCTTACAGACAGGGCCAGGCGGCCCCGCCGGCCGCGGCCATGCAGCAGCACGCCGTGGGGCACCACGGCGCCGTCACCGCCGCCTACCACATGACGGCGGCGGGGGTGCCCCAGCTCTCGCACTCCGCTGTTGGGGGCTACTGCAACGGCAACCTGGGCAACATGAGCGAGCTGCCTCCTTACCAGGACACCATGCGGAACAGCGCTTCGGGCCCCGGATGGTACGGCGCCAACCCAGACCCGCGCTTCCCGGCCA TCTCCCGCTTCATGGGTCCTGCGAGCGGCATGAATATGAGCGGCATGGGCGGCCTGGGCTCGCTGGGGGACGTGAGCAAGAACATGGCCCCGCTGCCTAGTGCGCCCCGCCGGAAGCGCCGGGTGCTCTTCTCCCAGGCGCAGGTGTACGAGCTCGAGAGACGCTTCAAACAACAAAAGTACCTGTCGGCTCCGGAGCGCGAGCACCTGGCCAGCATGATCCACCTGACACCCACGCAGGTCAAGATCTGGTTCCAGAACCATCGCTACAAGATGAAGCGCCAGGCCAAGGACAAGGCAGCGCAGCAGCAACTGCAGCAGgacagcggcggcggcggcggaggcggAGGGGGCGCGGGTTGCCCACAACAGCAGCAAGCTCAGCAGCAGTCACCGCGCCGGGTGGCCGTGCCTGTCCTAGTCAAAGACGGCAAACCCTGCCAAGCGGGAGCCTCTGCGCCGGGCGCCGCCAGCCTGCAAGGCCACGCGCAGCAGCAAGCTCAGCAGCAAGCACAGGCGGCTCAGGCGGCTGCCGCGGCCATCTCGGTGGGCAGCGGTGGCGCGGGTCTAGGCGCACACCCAGGCCACCAGCCGGGCAGTGCAGGCCAGTCCCCGGACCTGGCGCACCATGCAGCCAGCCCCGCAGCGTTGCAGGGCCAGGTCTCCAGCCTATCCCATCTGAACTCCTCGAGCTCGGACTATGGCGCCATGTCCTGCTCTACCTTGCTTTACGGTCGGACCTGGTGA
- the Nkx2-1 gene encoding homeobox protein Nkx-2.1 isoform X3: MSMSPKHTTPFSVSDILSPLEESYKKVGMEGGGLGAPLAAYRQGQAAPPAAAMQQHAVGHHGAVTAAYHMTAAGVPQLSHSAVGGYCNGNLGNMSELPPYQDTMRNSASGPGWYGANPDPRFPAISRFMGPASGMNMSGMGGLGSLGDVSKNMAPLPSAPRRKRRVLFSQAQVYELERRFKQQKYLSAPEREHLASMIHLTPTQVKIWFQNHRYKMKRQAKDKAAQQQLQQDSGGGGGGGGGAGCPQQQQAQQQSPRRVAVPVLVKDGKPCQAGASAPGAASLQGHAQQQAQQQAQAAQAAAAAISVGSGGAGLGAHPGHQPGSAGQSPDLAHHAASPAALQGQVSSLSHLNSSSSDYGAMSCSTLLYGRTW, from the exons ATGTCGATGAGTCCAAAGCACACGACTCCGTTCTCAGTGTCTGACATCTTGAGTCCCCTGGAGGAAAGCTACAAGAAAGTGGGCATGGAGGGCGGCGGCCTCGGGGCTCCGCTCGCAGCTTACAGACAGGGCCAGGCGGCCCCGCCGGCCGCGGCCATGCAGCAGCACGCCGTGGGGCACCACGGCGCCGTCACCGCCGCCTACCACATGACGGCGGCGGGGGTGCCCCAGCTCTCGCACTCCGCTGTTGGGGGCTACTGCAACGGCAACCTGGGCAACATGAGCGAGCTGCCTCCTTACCAGGACACCATGCGGAACAGCGCTTCGGGCCCCGGATGGTACGGCGCCAACCCAGACCCGCGCTTCCCGGCCA TCTCCCGCTTCATGGGTCCTGCGAGCGGCATGAATATGAGCGGCATGGGCGGCCTGGGCTCGCTGGGGGACGTGAGCAAGAACATGGCCCCGCTGCCTAGTGCGCCCCGCCGGAAGCGCCGGGTGCTCTTCTCCCAGGCGCAGGTGTACGAGCTCGAGAGACGCTTCAAACAACAAAAGTACCTGTCGGCTCCGGAGCGCGAGCACCTGGCCAGCATGATCCACCTGACACCCACGCAGGTCAAGATCTGGTTCCAGAACCATCGCTACAAGATGAAGCGCCAGGCCAAGGACAAGGCAGCGCAGCAGCAACTGCAGCAGgacagcggcggcggcggcggaggcggAGGGGGCGCGGGTTGCCCACAACAGCAGCAAGCTCAGCAGCAGTCACCGCGCCGGGTGGCCGTGCCTGTCCTAGTCAAAGACGGCAAACCCTGCCAAGCGGGAGCCTCTGCGCCGGGCGCCGCCAGCCTGCAAGGCCACGCGCAGCAGCAAGCTCAGCAGCAAGCACAGGCGGCTCAGGCGGCTGCCGCGGCCATCTCGGTGGGCAGCGGTGGCGCGGGTCTAGGCGCACACCCAGGCCACCAGCCGGGCAGTGCAGGCCAGTCCCCGGACCTGGCGCACCATGCAGCCAGCCCCGCAGCGTTGCAGGGCCAGGTCTCCAGCCTATCCCATCTGAACTCCTCGAGCTCGGACTATGGCGCCATGTCCTGCTCTACCTTGCTTTACGGTCGGACCTGGTGA
- the Nkx2-1 gene encoding homeobox protein Nkx-2.1 isoform X1 has translation MPRLWWLPKTWRRAKTNARQPPSLHSSQLRRTRSTPLRVHPTRSALSRRRIMSMSPKHTTPFSVSDILSPLEESYKKVGMEGGGLGAPLAAYRQGQAAPPAAAMQQHAVGHHGAVTAAYHMTAAGVPQLSHSAVGGYCNGNLGNMSELPPYQDTMRNSASGPGWYGANPDPRFPAISRFMGPASGMNMSGMGGLGSLGDVSKNMAPLPSAPRRKRRVLFSQAQVYELERRFKQQKYLSAPEREHLASMIHLTPTQVKIWFQNHRYKMKRQAKDKAAQQQLQQDSGGGGGGGGGAGCPQQQQAQQQSPRRVAVPVLVKDGKPCQAGASAPGAASLQGHAQQQAQQQAQAAQAAAAAISVGSGGAGLGAHPGHQPGSAGQSPDLAHHAASPAALQGQVSSLSHLNSSSSDYGAMSCSTLLYGRTW, from the exons ATGCCCCGCCTCTGGTGGCTGCCTAAAACCTGGCGCCGGGCTAAAACAAACGCGAGGCAGCCCCCGAGCCTCCACTCAAGCCAATTAAGGCGGACTCGGTCCACTCCGTTACGTGTACATCCAACAAGATCGGCGTTAAG ccGACGCCGAATCATGTCGATGAGTCCAAAGCACACGACTCCGTTCTCAGTGTCTGACATCTTGAGTCCCCTGGAGGAAAGCTACAAGAAAGTGGGCATGGAGGGCGGCGGCCTCGGGGCTCCGCTCGCAGCTTACAGACAGGGCCAGGCGGCCCCGCCGGCCGCGGCCATGCAGCAGCACGCCGTGGGGCACCACGGCGCCGTCACCGCCGCCTACCACATGACGGCGGCGGGGGTGCCCCAGCTCTCGCACTCCGCTGTTGGGGGCTACTGCAACGGCAACCTGGGCAACATGAGCGAGCTGCCTCCTTACCAGGACACCATGCGGAACAGCGCTTCGGGCCCCGGATGGTACGGCGCCAACCCAGACCCGCGCTTCCCGGCCA TCTCCCGCTTCATGGGTCCTGCGAGCGGCATGAATATGAGCGGCATGGGCGGCCTGGGCTCGCTGGGGGACGTGAGCAAGAACATGGCCCCGCTGCCTAGTGCGCCCCGCCGGAAGCGCCGGGTGCTCTTCTCCCAGGCGCAGGTGTACGAGCTCGAGAGACGCTTCAAACAACAAAAGTACCTGTCGGCTCCGGAGCGCGAGCACCTGGCCAGCATGATCCACCTGACACCCACGCAGGTCAAGATCTGGTTCCAGAACCATCGCTACAAGATGAAGCGCCAGGCCAAGGACAAGGCAGCGCAGCAGCAACTGCAGCAGgacagcggcggcggcggcggaggcggAGGGGGCGCGGGTTGCCCACAACAGCAGCAAGCTCAGCAGCAGTCACCGCGCCGGGTGGCCGTGCCTGTCCTAGTCAAAGACGGCAAACCCTGCCAAGCGGGAGCCTCTGCGCCGGGCGCCGCCAGCCTGCAAGGCCACGCGCAGCAGCAAGCTCAGCAGCAAGCACAGGCGGCTCAGGCGGCTGCCGCGGCCATCTCGGTGGGCAGCGGTGGCGCGGGTCTAGGCGCACACCCAGGCCACCAGCCGGGCAGTGCAGGCCAGTCCCCGGACCTGGCGCACCATGCAGCCAGCCCCGCAGCGTTGCAGGGCCAGGTCTCCAGCCTATCCCATCTGAACTCCTCGAGCTCGGACTATGGCGCCATGTCCTGCTCTACCTTGCTTTACGGTCGGACCTGGTGA